A window from Pyrococcus yayanosii CH1 encodes these proteins:
- a CDS encoding RuvB-like helicase has product MAVIEELPTVKFERVGSHSHIKGLGLDENGRARFIGDGMVGQIRAREAAGIAVKLIKQGKLAGKGILLVGPTGSGKTAIAMGIAKELGEDVPFVQISGSEIYSAEVKKTEFLKQSLRRAIGVRISEEKKVYEGAVEKIELRKTRHPFNPYVEIPESVIITLRTKDDRKTIRAGREIAYQLLELSVEEGDVIQIDAETGRVSKVGTTKEEEGLFFRRKVELPSGPVLKIKEFTYTVTLHDLDIVNARAGGIFSLLFGGGLEINDEIRERVDQMVKQWVEEGKATLVPGVLFIDECHMLDIEAFSFLARAMEGELAPILILATNRGVAKIRGTDIEAPHGIPLDMLDRLLIINTEPYKKEEIREIVKIRAREEGVELSEDALEYLAELGEKTSLRYAVQLLAPASIIAGGKRVEKKHVEKAREYFADVKRSIGLVEKLEGMLK; this is encoded by the coding sequence ATGGCCGTCATAGAGGAGCTTCCGACAGTCAAGTTCGAGCGCGTCGGGAGCCACTCTCACATAAAAGGCCTCGGCCTCGACGAAAACGGAAGGGCGAGGTTCATAGGGGACGGAATGGTTGGTCAAATAAGGGCAAGGGAGGCCGCCGGGATAGCCGTGAAGCTCATAAAGCAGGGGAAGCTGGCCGGTAAGGGAATACTCCTCGTTGGACCTACAGGGAGCGGTAAGACCGCGATAGCCATGGGCATAGCGAAGGAGCTTGGAGAGGACGTTCCCTTCGTCCAGATAAGCGGGAGTGAAATTTACTCCGCGGAGGTCAAGAAGACGGAGTTCTTGAAGCAATCCCTGAGGAGGGCGATAGGCGTTAGGATAAGTGAGGAGAAGAAGGTTTACGAGGGTGCCGTCGAGAAGATAGAGCTGAGGAAGACGAGGCACCCCTTCAACCCCTACGTTGAGATACCGGAGAGCGTTATAATAACGCTCAGAACGAAGGACGATAGGAAGACGATAAGAGCTGGCCGTGAAATCGCCTATCAGCTCCTTGAGCTGAGTGTCGAGGAAGGCGACGTTATCCAGATAGACGCCGAAACGGGCAGGGTGTCCAAGGTTGGAACCACGAAGGAGGAGGAAGGTCTCTTCTTCAGGAGGAAGGTGGAGCTCCCGAGCGGCCCCGTGCTCAAGATAAAGGAGTTCACTTACACGGTTACGCTCCATGACCTCGACATCGTGAACGCGAGGGCTGGAGGGATATTCAGCCTGCTCTTCGGTGGCGGCCTTGAGATAAACGACGAGATAAGGGAAAGGGTCGATCAGATGGTTAAGCAGTGGGTTGAGGAGGGCAAGGCCACGCTCGTTCCAGGTGTCCTCTTCATAGACGAGTGCCACATGCTGGACATAGAGGCCTTCTCCTTCCTCGCGAGGGCGATGGAAGGCGAGCTAGCTCCGATACTTATCCTCGCGACGAACAGAGGCGTGGCGAAAATAAGAGGCACGGACATTGAAGCGCCGCACGGCATACCGCTCGACATGCTCGACAGACTGCTGATAATAAACACTGAACCTTACAAGAAGGAGGAGATCAGGGAGATAGTCAAGATAAGGGCCAGGGAAGAGGGTGTGGAGCTCAGCGAGGATGCCCTCGAGTATCTAGCGGAGCTCGGCGAGAAGACAAGTCTTCGCTATGCAGTCCAGCTTCTTGCACCGGCCAGCATAATTGCCGGCGGCAAGCGCGTGGAGAAGAAGCATGTTGAGAAAGCCAGGGAATACTTCGCCGACGTTAAGAGGAGCATAGGCCTAGTTGAGAAGCTTGAGGGGATGCTGAAGTGA